In Candidatus Methanoperedens sp., one genomic interval encodes:
- a CDS encoding 30S ribosomal protein S19, with the protein MAKKLLSKVPKRKGEFTYRGKTLEDLKKLSLEEFAKLVPARQRRTILRGFSEEHKKLLHKVKINDPNIKTHLRDMIILPEMVGMKIAIHSGKEFTPVEMIPEMVGHYMGEFVLTRKKVSHGAAGIGATRSSKFIPLK; encoded by the coding sequence ATGGCAAAGAAATTATTATCAAAAGTACCCAAAAGGAAAGGTGAATTCACATATCGTGGAAAGACATTGGAGGACCTCAAGAAGTTGAGTCTTGAAGAGTTCGCAAAGCTCGTACCCGCAAGGCAGCGCCGCACAATACTGCGGGGATTCTCTGAAGAGCATAAAAAATTATTACATAAAGTTAAGATAAATGACCCGAATATAAAGACGCATCTGCGGGATATGATAATCCTGCCAGAGATGGTAGGGATGAAAATTGCCATTCATAGTGGCAAGGAGTTTACACCGGTAGAGATGATCCCGGAGATGGTGGGTCATTATATGGGTGAGTTCGTACTTACCCGTAAGAAAGTATCCCACGGTGCAGCAGGTATCGGCGCTACGAGATCGAGCAAATTCATTCCATTGAAGTGA
- the rpl4p gene encoding 50S ribosomal protein L4, giving the protein MEANIIDLAGNSTKKISSKLFDEPYRPDLIKKAVLASQANRQQPYGPHMYAGLRTSAEGWGPGRGVSRVARLKNGSKAARIPQAVKGREAHPPKPEADRTEKINDKERSKAIRSAIAATGDNQLVQNRGHKFQAQLPLIVVDELSSLTKTKDVRSFMEAVRVWDDIERAKDKTIRAGKGKLRGRKYKNTKSILIVTAEDKGIGKAARNLAGVDIVTSDQLNTELLAPGTSGGRLTIYTESAITKLEEVFQ; this is encoded by the coding sequence ATGGAAGCGAACATAATAGATTTAGCAGGAAATTCAACTAAAAAGATCTCATCAAAGCTATTCGATGAACCTTACCGCCCTGATCTTATTAAGAAAGCGGTTCTTGCTTCCCAGGCGAACCGGCAGCAGCCATATGGACCACATATGTATGCAGGTCTCCGGACATCGGCTGAAGGGTGGGGACCTGGAAGAGGCGTCTCGAGAGTCGCCAGGCTCAAGAACGGCAGCAAGGCTGCCAGAATCCCTCAGGCGGTCAAAGGCAGGGAAGCACATCCTCCAAAGCCGGAAGCCGACAGGACAGAAAAAATCAATGATAAAGAACGAAGCAAAGCCATAAGATCAGCCATTGCGGCAACTGGAGATAACCAGCTGGTCCAAAATCGCGGCCATAAGTTCCAGGCACAGTTACCGTTGATCGTTGTTGATGAACTTTCCTCACTTACAAAAACAAAAGATGTCAGATCCTTCATGGAAGCGGTCCGTGTATGGGATGATATAGAGAGGGCAAAAGATAAGACCATAAGGGCAGGAAAAGGCAAACTCAGAGGCCGGAAATATAAGAACACGAAGAGCATATTGATTGTCACAGCCGAGGATAAGGGGATTGGAAAAGCCGCCCGCAACCTTGCAGGCGTAGACATCGTAACCTCTGACCAGCTAAACACCGAATTGTTAGCCCCGGGAACTTCAGGCGGGCGTCTGACGATATATACAGAATCTGCCATAACAAAACTCGAGGAGGTATTCCAGTGA
- a CDS encoding type II toxin-antitoxin system VapC family toxin gives MIYDASSIYRAIEIGDFNKLLEGKTLDLAQYELGNVVWKEVTRKKISESEGAKLIKFISKVISLMEILKIGIKNEVLKVAVDNNLSYYDASYLYASISMKDVLVTEDKKLLDRAIECSADAGRFEDLLDKK, from the coding sequence ATGATTTATGATGCAAGTTCCATTTATAGAGCTATCGAAATTGGAGATTTTAATAAGCTGCTGGAAGGAAAAACTCTGGATTTAGCGCAATATGAGCTTGGGAACGTGGTCTGGAAAGAGGTTACAAGAAAGAAAATATCAGAAAGCGAAGGAGCAAAATTGATAAAATTTATCTCGAAGGTCATTTCTTTGATGGAGATTTTAAAAATCGGGATCAAGAATGAAGTTCTCAAGGTAGCGGTGGATAACAATTTGAGTTACTATGACGCCTCGTATCTCTATGCATCAATTTCAATGAAGGATGTCCTTGTAACCGAGGATAAAAAGCTGCTTGATAGAGCGATTGAGTGCAGCGCGGATGCCGGAAGGTTTGAGGATCTTTTAGATAAAAAGTGA
- a CDS encoding type II toxin-antitoxin system HicB family antitoxin, whose translation MKYTIILEKEEEGGYSAQCLELPGAISQGETKQEALRNIKEAIELVLEVINEEVKTLGNAAEISAVEVSV comes from the coding sequence ATGAAATACACAATCATACTTGAAAAAGAGGAAGAAGGCGGCTACTCTGCCCAGTGTCTTGAGCTGCCTGGCGCCATCAGCCAGGGTGAAACAAAACAGGAAGCACTTCGAAATATTAAAGAGGCGATAGAGCTGGTTCTGGAAGTGATTAATGAAGAAGTAAAGACACTGGGGAATGCTGCTGAAATATCTGCGGTGGAAGTAAGTGTCTGA
- a CDS encoding 30S ribosomal protein S3 has translation MGVERKFVKNGLDKAQMAEYFQKQLERAGYGGMNINRTPMGTQVTIFAEKPGMIIGKGGKTIHKLTHDLEVVFKVDNPQIDVQEVKVPELNAQMMASRLAAAIERGLYFRKAGHNMLRRIMESGALGCEIDIAGKLTGPRKRTEKFVAGNMLHAGNPAMELVDKGFAIAIKKLGIIGCRVRIVPPTITLPGKFKTVQVAAAAAPEAMKQAGMEEIVKASGEKRPEAAPETPAPVVEIKPEAPVSEPETQDSEIAGIHDENIEERMHGDVMEHRHSGYEYWHPVPRIHKKEES, from the coding sequence ATGGGAGTAGAACGGAAATTCGTGAAGAACGGTCTCGATAAGGCGCAGATGGCTGAGTACTTCCAGAAACAGTTAGAACGGGCTGGTTACGGAGGTATGAATATCAACCGCACTCCCATGGGTACCCAGGTTACCATATTTGCTGAGAAGCCCGGTATGATCATAGGCAAGGGTGGAAAAACGATACACAAACTCACCCACGACCTTGAGGTAGTTTTCAAAGTTGACAATCCCCAGATAGATGTCCAGGAAGTAAAAGTCCCGGAACTGAATGCACAGATGATGGCTTCAAGGCTGGCGGCCGCAATCGAGCGCGGGCTGTACTTCAGGAAAGCGGGTCATAACATGCTCCGCAGGATAATGGAATCCGGTGCACTTGGCTGCGAGATAGATATCGCGGGGAAACTAACAGGTCCGAGAAAAAGGACGGAAAAGTTCGTCGCGGGTAACATGCTCCATGCAGGAAATCCGGCAATGGAACTTGTGGATAAAGGATTTGCAATAGCGATAAAAAAATTGGGAATAATCGGATGCCGTGTGAGAATCGTTCCGCCCACTATCACACTACCAGGTAAGTTCAAGACGGTACAGGTTGCTGCCGCTGCAGCACCCGAAGCAATGAAACAGGCAGGTATGGAGGAAATTGTGAAGGCATCAGGGGAAAAGAGACCTGAAGCAGCACCTGAAACACCTGCCCCTGTCGTTGAGATAAAACCCGAAGCTCCAGTGTCGGAACCTGAAACACAGGATTCAGAGATTGCCGGAATTCACGATGAGAATATAGAAGAAAGGATGCATGGCGATGTCATGGAACACAGGCATTCAGGCTATGAGTACTGGCACCCAGTACCGCGTATCCATAAGAAGGAGGAAAGCTGA
- a CDS encoding 30S ribosomal protein S4e → MGRHQIRVAAPRSWPITRKTHAWVVGANAGSHSKETGIPLLVVVRDMLKIANNSREAKRIINEGNILVDGIARKDYKYMTGLFDIVSLPAVNEYYRLLLDANNRFKLFKESQGALKLCRVNNKTVLRKGGVQLNLHDGNNLLASNEYKTFDTIMLSLPDRNIAKHIAYKTGNLALIVGGEHSGEIGKIKQIRKVRGSGTNMVVLSNENEFETIENYVFMIGESTPEIKVV, encoded by the coding sequence ATGGGAAGACATCAAATTAGAGTGGCGGCCCCAAGGTCATGGCCAATTACAAGAAAGACACATGCGTGGGTAGTTGGCGCGAATGCAGGGAGTCACTCAAAAGAAACTGGAATTCCACTGCTCGTGGTCGTCAGAGACATGCTCAAAATAGCAAATAACAGCAGGGAAGCAAAGAGGATCATTAACGAAGGGAACATTTTAGTTGATGGGATAGCGAGAAAAGATTACAAGTACATGACAGGGCTTTTTGATATAGTATCCCTACCAGCGGTGAATGAGTATTATCGCCTCCTTCTCGATGCTAATAACAGGTTCAAACTCTTTAAAGAAAGCCAGGGTGCACTCAAACTATGCAGGGTCAACAATAAGACCGTCCTGAGAAAAGGCGGGGTTCAGCTCAACTTGCATGATGGAAACAACTTGCTTGCGTCCAATGAGTACAAAACGTTTGACACTATAATGCTATCCTTGCCGGATCGAAACATCGCAAAACACATAGCTTATAAAACAGGAAATCTTGCCCTGATCGTGGGAGGAGAACATTCCGGAGAGATCGGGAAGATTAAACAGATCCGTAAGGTCCGGGGTTCAGGAACAAACATGGTCGTGCTTTCAAACGAAAACGAATTTGAGACAATCGAGAATTATGTCTTCATG
- the rplX gene encoding 50S ribosomal protein L24 — translation MVSSQPRKQRKSRYQAPLHLRHKLMGAMLSDELKKKHGVKTIPVHTGDTVKVLRGDHRGTEGKVAAVDLKKMTITVDGVSVTKSDGTEVPRPIQPSNVMITKLELKDEKRLGD, via the coding sequence ATGGTATCATCACAACCAAGAAAACAGAGAAAATCCAGATATCAGGCCCCGCTTCACTTAAGGCATAAATTAATGGGTGCGATGTTAAGCGATGAACTTAAAAAGAAACATGGCGTAAAAACCATACCAGTCCATACAGGAGATACTGTCAAGGTATTGCGAGGCGACCATAGGGGCACAGAAGGTAAAGTGGCGGCGGTAGACCTTAAGAAAATGACCATCACAGTTGATGGTGTCAGTGTGACCAAATCGGATGGCACTGAAGTACCAAGGCCGATACAGCCCTCAAATGTAATGATCACGAAATTAGAACTCAAAGATGAAAAGCGCCTGGGTGATTGA
- a CDS encoding 50S ribosomal protein L2 produces MGHRIISQSRGKGSPTYKAPSHKFKANLEHLKVTEGVVTGKILEIIHDTARSAPIGRISFSNGEERLMLIPEGVSVDQTIQCGISVPVEPGNTLTLSEIPEGIPICNIESQPGDGGKFARASGMYGILIAHDVGKTVVQLPSGEMKWLNPKCRAIIGVVAGGGRTEKPFVKAGKKFHRMRVRATKWPRSRGVAMNVVDHPFGGGGQQHPGRPKTVARGTPPGRKVGSIAARRTGRR; encoded by the coding sequence ATGGGACATAGAATTATTTCTCAAAGCAGGGGAAAAGGTTCTCCTACATACAAAGCTCCTTCTCATAAATTCAAAGCGAACCTTGAACATCTGAAGGTCACCGAAGGAGTGGTCACAGGAAAAATACTTGAAATCATACATGATACAGCACGGTCAGCCCCAATAGGACGTATATCTTTCAGCAATGGGGAGGAGAGGCTGATGCTTATCCCGGAAGGTGTATCGGTGGACCAAACCATCCAGTGCGGAATATCAGTTCCCGTGGAGCCAGGAAACACATTGACACTTTCCGAGATACCAGAAGGAATACCAATCTGTAATATAGAGTCACAGCCAGGTGACGGCGGGAAATTCGCAAGGGCATCAGGGATGTACGGGATACTTATAGCACATGACGTAGGGAAAACCGTAGTTCAGCTTCCAAGCGGTGAGATGAAATGGCTCAATCCCAAGTGCAGGGCTATTATCGGCGTTGTCGCAGGCGGCGGGCGTACTGAGAAACCCTTTGTAAAAGCAGGAAAGAAATTCCATAGAATGAGAGTGAGAGCGACCAAATGGCCAAGATCAAGAGGCGTGGCTATGAACGTCGTGGACCATCCTTTCGGAGGCGGCGGGCAGCAGCACCCGGGAAGGCCAAAGACCGTAGCCCGCGGTACACCCCCGGGCAGAAAAGTCGGATCAATTGCAGCACGAAGGACAGGAAGAAGGTGA
- a CDS encoding 50S ribosomal protein L14 yields MRGMKAKIPRSMNSAARMECADNTGARVVEVISVLKYRGVKNRHPRGGIGDTFIVSVKKGTPEMRKQVFRAVLIRQKKEFRRPDGLRVSFEDNACVIVDEEGVPKGTEIKGPVAREAAERYSKIASAASVIV; encoded by the coding sequence ATGAGAGGAATGAAGGCAAAAATCCCGCGCTCTATGAACTCTGCTGCCAGGATGGAATGTGCCGATAACACAGGTGCGCGTGTGGTTGAGGTGATTTCAGTGTTAAAATACCGCGGTGTGAAGAACAGGCATCCCAGGGGCGGTATCGGGGATACTTTTATAGTGAGTGTCAAGAAGGGAACCCCGGAGATGAGAAAACAGGTCTTCAGGGCGGTTTTGATACGCCAGAAAAAGGAGTTCAGGCGGCCCGATGGTTTGAGGGTCTCATTTGAAGATAATGCATGCGTGATAGTTGATGAGGAAGGCGTGCCAAAAGGCACAGAAATAAAAGGACCGGTTGCACGGGAAGCCGCGGAGCGTTATTCAAAAATAGCATCTGCGGCCTCGGTCATAGTGTAG
- a CDS encoding type II toxin-antitoxin system VapC family toxin: MTVLVDSWGWIEYFNGTTHGEKVRELIENPREKVIVSAINIAEVYNSFLRDFPYPDNERLAEASREAMRQRSYIFEVDENIAVESARLKHKMKWGLGDSIVYATAKREGAMLMTGDPHFKGVKDVVYLGE; encoded by the coding sequence ATGACCGTCTTGGTTGATTCCTGGGGCTGGATAGAGTATTTTAATGGAACCACTCATGGCGAGAAAGTAAGGGAATTAATTGAAAATCCCAGAGAAAAAGTGATAGTAAGCGCCATCAATATTGCTGAAGTATATAATTCATTCCTGCGGGATTTTCCTTATCCTGATAACGAGCGTCTTGCTGAAGCTTCACGGGAGGCGATGAGGCAGAGGTCATACATCTTTGAAGTGGATGAAAATATCGCCGTTGAATCGGCGAGGTTGAAACATAAGATGAAATGGGGTCTTGGCGATTCTATCGTTTATGCAACTGCAAAAAGGGAGGGCGCCATGCTCATGACAGGTGACCCGCATTTTAAAGGCGTGAAGGATGTCGTGTATTTGGGGGAGTGA
- a CDS encoding ribonuclease P protein component 1: MKLTPHNIIHHELIGLDTKVVDSTNSSLIGIGGRIVDETRNILTIEAGERIKNIPKSRSSFIFTLPSFDGKRYLPLNIKVDGRLLLSQPENRIQTKFKRKFRK, translated from the coding sequence ATGAAGCTGACACCACACAATATCATACACCATGAACTCATAGGTCTCGATACAAAAGTAGTGGACAGCACAAATAGCTCCCTCATTGGAATTGGGGGACGGATAGTTGATGAAACAAGAAATATACTGACAATAGAAGCTGGTGAACGGATAAAAAATATTCCTAAATCCCGTTCATCTTTCATATTTACTCTTCCATCTTTTGACGGCAAACGTTACTTACCGTTGAATATTAAAGTTGATGGAAGATTATTGCTCTCGCAACCCGAAAATAGAATTCAGACTAAGTTCAAAAGGAAATTCAGGAAATAA
- a CDS encoding UPF0175 family protein has translation MEALDYPDISEELDILVKKGYYPSKSDLMRDAFRALLNTKAELRISLAIELYLKEKVSLARAAELAGMTTIEFKEVMAGRGIVRRTEGKSVKEIDKKLKKLGLV, from the coding sequence ATGGAAGCATTAGACTATCCGGATATAAGCGAAGAGCTTGATATTCTCGTAAAAAAGGGATACTATCCTTCAAAATCCGATTTAATGAGGGATGCTTTCAGAGCATTATTAAATACAAAAGCAGAATTGAGGATTTCTTTAGCTATCGAACTGTACCTCAAAGAAAAAGTCTCACTCGCAAGGGCTGCCGAGCTTGCAGGCATGACAACAATCGAGTTTAAAGAAGTCATGGCGGGAAGGGGTATAGTTAGAAGAACTGAAGGTAAATCGGTTAAAGAAATTGACAAAAAACTAAAAAAGCTCGGGTTAGTTTAA
- a CDS encoding 50S ribosomal protein L22 has product MKLNYSIEPVPEKTAKAIGKELPISRKHAHEISSAIRGMKIDIARGFLEDVSNLKRAVPYKRFTRNVPHRRGMCTGRYPQKAAKEFLKVLTNVESNARYKGLDSENMRIIHVATKKGHTYRGRFPRAQGRATPKDHETVSVEMILEAQ; this is encoded by the coding sequence ATGAAATTAAATTACTCTATTGAACCAGTCCCTGAAAAAACCGCGAAAGCCATTGGTAAAGAACTTCCGATCTCAAGAAAACATGCACATGAGATATCATCCGCAATAAGAGGTATGAAGATCGATATAGCACGGGGATTTCTTGAGGATGTCTCCAATCTGAAGCGGGCCGTGCCGTATAAGAGGTTTACACGAAATGTTCCCCACAGGAGAGGGATGTGTACCGGCAGGTACCCGCAGAAAGCAGCTAAAGAATTTCTCAAAGTGTTAACAAATGTCGAGAGCAATGCGAGGTACAAAGGGCTTGACTCGGAAAATATGAGAATAATACACGTAGCCACAAAAAAGGGCCATACATACAGGGGAAGATTCCCGAGAGCCCAGGGAAGAGCTACACCTAAAGACCATGAAACAGTCAGTGTTGAAATGATACTGGAGGCGCAATAA
- the rpmC gene encoding 50S ribosomal protein L29, with translation MAILRADEIRNMNPTEKQEELDKLKLELIRERAIASAGGAPENPGRLKAIRRTIARIRTIQKEPKE, from the coding sequence ATGGCCATACTTCGTGCGGATGAAATCAGGAACATGAATCCTACAGAAAAGCAGGAAGAATTAGACAAACTCAAACTGGAATTAATCCGGGAGCGTGCGATCGCCTCAGCAGGCGGGGCTCCTGAAAATCCCGGCAGATTGAAAGCGATCAGGAGAACGATCGCCAGAATTAGAACGATCCAGAAGGAACCTAAAGAATAA
- a CDS encoding type II toxin-antitoxin system HicB family antitoxin, translating into MKFKVVITEGEDGWYVVEVPSLPGCISQGKTKKEALENIKEAIELYLEPEEDISLMGAGQVAEVTV; encoded by the coding sequence ATGAAATTTAAAGTCGTTATCACAGAAGGCGAAGATGGCTGGTACGTTGTCGAAGTTCCTTCGCTTCCGGGCTGCATTTCTCAGGGAAAAACAAAAAAGGAAGCTCTTGAGAACATAAAAGAAGCCATAGAACTCTACCTTGAACCTGAAGAAGATATTTCCCTCATGGGTGCAGGACAGGTAGCAGAGGTAACGGTTTGA
- a CDS encoding ribbon-helix-helix protein, CopG family codes for MRRPRGSGSSGNFRDGKALSHHIIYRAIDDKMVTTIQVHEDLLKELSALKKELNLKSYEEVIRELIKSKKKFKKSYFGAFPGLKEFKRHEEEDDRLG; via the coding sequence ATGCGAAGACCAAGAGGTTCTGGGAGTAGTGGAAATTTCAGGGATGGTAAAGCTTTATCCCATCATATAATCTATAGAGCTATAGATGATAAAATGGTAACAACCATTCAGGTGCATGAAGACCTCCTGAAAGAACTCAGCGCTTTGAAAAAGGAGCTGAACCTCAAGAGCTATGAAGAAGTTATCCGGGAGCTTATCAAATCCAAGAAGAAGTTTAAGAAATCGTATTTTGGAGCATTTCCGGGACTTAAGGAATTTAAGAGGCACGAGGAAGAAGATGACCGTCTTGGTTGA
- the rpl3p gene encoding 50S ribosomal protein L3 — translation MSHPHRPRRGSIAYSPRVRARSEIPRVRAWPIKKEAKLMGFAGYKAGMTHVVMTDNVPNSLTSGMEISVPVTILEAPPMKVAAIRVYKNSTYGASAVAEAWTTELDKELNRAMAVPKKHDLPKALAKIDQLIKDGFASDLRVVMYTLPEKVTGIPKKKPEIMENNIGGTDLKTRFEYAKTLLGKSVNISDVFNNGDTIDLIAITTGKGLQGPVKRWGIQLQKSKHSRAGSVREIGTLGAWHPSHVSWRVPQLGQTGYHQRTEFNKQIMQIGKDGKNVTPDGGILNYGIVRNDYIIIKGSVPGPAKRLVRMRPAIRSKKQIPAPELTYISLESKQG, via the coding sequence ATGTCTCATCCACACAGACCAAGGCGCGGGTCTATTGCATACAGTCCGCGCGTAAGAGCACGAAGTGAAATCCCCCGTGTGAGAGCATGGCCCATCAAAAAAGAGGCGAAGCTAATGGGATTTGCGGGCTATAAAGCGGGAATGACGCATGTAGTAATGACAGACAATGTCCCGAACAGCCTGACTTCAGGGATGGAAATCTCAGTCCCTGTAACCATTCTCGAGGCTCCACCAATGAAGGTCGCAGCTATACGGGTTTACAAGAATTCCACTTACGGTGCCAGTGCAGTCGCAGAGGCATGGACGACCGAGCTTGATAAGGAGCTCAACCGTGCTATGGCCGTTCCAAAGAAGCACGACCTTCCCAAAGCTTTAGCGAAGATAGACCAGCTTATTAAAGATGGTTTCGCCAGCGATCTCAGGGTCGTTATGTACACACTACCTGAAAAGGTCACAGGTATTCCAAAGAAAAAACCTGAGATCATGGAAAATAATATCGGCGGCACTGACCTGAAGACGAGGTTTGAGTATGCCAAGACCCTTCTTGGAAAATCCGTCAATATAAGCGATGTGTTCAACAATGGCGATACCATCGATTTGATTGCTATAACCACGGGAAAGGGATTGCAGGGGCCAGTGAAGCGCTGGGGTATACAGCTCCAGAAATCCAAACACTCAAGGGCAGGAAGCGTGCGAGAAATCGGGACGCTCGGGGCCTGGCATCCCTCGCATGTGAGCTGGAGGGTACCGCAGCTTGGCCAGACCGGATACCACCAGAGGACTGAGTTCAACAAACAGATAATGCAAATAGGTAAGGATGGCAAGAATGTTACCCCCGATGGCGGAATTTTAAACTACGGCATTGTCAGGAACGATTACATTATCATCAAGGGCAGCGTGCCAGGCCCGGCGAAGAGACTTGTTCGCATGCGCCCTGCTATAAGATCAAAGAAACAAATACCGGCTCCGGAGCTAACGTATATAAGCCTCGAGTCAAAACAAGGGTGA
- a CDS encoding 30S ribosomal protein S17, whose amino-acid sequence MSRDIGLDVQPPTKECTDPNCPFHGELPVRGQVLSGVVVSDKMDKTVVVQRTFEKKIVKYERYEKRKTKVHAHNPPCLSAKEGDNVTVAECRPLSKTKSYVVIEVAK is encoded by the coding sequence ATGTCACGCGATATCGGGCTGGATGTTCAGCCACCCACAAAAGAATGCACAGATCCAAATTGTCCATTTCATGGAGAACTGCCTGTTAGAGGGCAGGTCCTCAGCGGAGTGGTTGTAAGCGATAAAATGGATAAAACTGTGGTAGTGCAGAGAACATTTGAGAAAAAGATTGTAAAATACGAGAGATACGAAAAGAGAAAAACCAAAGTACATGCTCACAATCCTCCCTGCTTAAGCGCAAAAGAAGGCGATAATGTGACAGTTGCTGAATGCAGACCGCTTTCCAAGACAAAGTCTTACGTGGTCATAGAGGTGGCAAAATGA
- a CDS encoding 50S ribosomal protein L23, producing MIQHPYVTEKATTLAEANNALQFIVDVNDTKDKVKKNIEALYNVKVASVNTMMTPKGKKKAIVVFQDPNTATELASRLGIF from the coding sequence GTGATCCAGCATCCATACGTGACAGAAAAAGCTACGACCCTGGCTGAAGCGAATAACGCTCTCCAGTTCATCGTTGATGTCAATGATACGAAAGATAAAGTGAAAAAGAATATCGAGGCCCTCTATAATGTAAAGGTTGCCAGCGTTAACACTATGATGACACCTAAGGGTAAAAAGAAAGCCATCGTGGTTTTCCAGGACCCGAACACTGCAACGGAGTTAGCCTCAAGGTTAGGGATATTTTAA